CTTTCCTCGCTTTCATCTTTACAAGATATCACTTGGGAGAATGTCACTTGTGTTCTGTCCTCAGCTTTGCAAGAAATCAACCCAAGACATTTCAGTAAACAAAGCTTTATATCAATAACAGGGTTCGAGTAATCAAGTTCTTTTATGTAAACACTAACTGGTAAATTTGAGGGCTGCTAAGAAAGAGGAAGAAATCAAAGAAAAAGTAATCTCAGTAATAACAACTCAAATGAGAATATAACCTTTTTGAATGGCTAGTTATCATTTTCATGCCTTTCTCTTTCTCTGCACTCTTCAGGAAATGTTCAAAAGGGAGAAAGAAAGAAAGAGCAGAAAGGGGAAGCACTTATTCCTAATGAGTCTGTTCTGTAGATGCGTGGTCACATCTCCTCTTTTGTAAAGAAACAAGGCCATGGGTGGATTGAATGGGATGAGAATATGTGGTTTTATGTTTTTTCAATCATTGGAAGGATTGATATTCTCTCTTTCTATCATATGTTGATAAGAATCCATCCATCCACATATATGATAAACTCATACCTGTCCTGTAGGTTTAGGCCTCTTTCAAGCAGATACGAGCTTCCGAGAAAAAGTTTCTCCAAAATTAAAATTTCAAAAATTCGAAGTGAAGACAATACCTTTTAGGCACAAATGACTTGTATTATCAACTGTTGCCAGCGGACAACCTGTTAAACAATGCTGGCAGATCATTTTCAAAAACATAATTCTGGACAACTAATAATTTCATCAGCTGCGACCATATAGTCGAGTTATGACCAACTAAACAATGATTCCACCTGATGTTCATATATGCATTATCACAATGGGACATTATAGATGATACTAAATTAGACTCAGCTTCAGTGGATATCAGTGCACACACATGTAAGTGACCATAATATTTCCATTAGAGTTTCAGTTATCCTATTGTAACAATGTTTTTCCAAGGAAAAAAGAGGCATGGCTTCTAGCAGACAAAGGACAATTACCTGATTCTAGGAACAGAAAATATTAATCATGAATAATCACATTCTACTATATTTTAACAGAGAAACTATCAAATTCCAAAATAATATTGAATAAAAAATACACCTATCTGGACAGAGGCAACTCCATCAATTAATATTCGAGGCCTTTCCCTTAAAAATCTTTCCACTCATCAAGAATATGCTTATGGCTGTTATACTCCCTAAAAATTGTGGTGGGGTCATCCGTCATCCAAAGTAAACTTTAAGTTTCTATCTTACAGGTCAATTCACATGGATTCTCCCCGCAGCATCAGTTCTGCTCATCTCCGCAAGAATCCCATAGCCTGGTATACATTATTGAGAGTAGTATCAGCTATATCTGAAGCTTTTGTGGCACCTTCTGCCAAAATTCCATCCAAGTACGCTGAGTCAGAAATGATTTCCTCGTAGCGAACCTACAAAAGTAGAGAATGAAGATGATGCCAGGGAACACCACAATCAATGATAGAATAATATGGTACACTTAATGACAAGTGAAAAAGATCGTGTCCAAAAATGAAAAGACCGGGCGAATCAACAAAATGATTGGACATAAGACATCAATATATCTTTGGCCGAATAATACAGAGGCATGCAGCCTGAAGCATAACAACAACCAGCAAGCAATATAATACAATATTCCCCACCAATCTATTGTGTGCAGTTACATACCTAAAAAAAAAAGTGAATTGCCCAACAGCTAAAAAGGGAATCATCTCAGCGGAACTGTTGCGGGATCGGGATCAAGGAAATTGATGCTTAAAAAGCATTAACATGCCTTTGGAGTTTTGATTTTTTTTCTTTTTTATTTGTTATTTTATTCTGGGGAGGGGACAACATATCAAGATATGGAGGGGAAAAAATCAGACATAACCGCAGTAAACAGTTGCAAACGAATCTAGAATTAAGACATAACCTATTATGACTGTTCCAACCTAAGATCTTAGGAATACCAGTGCTCGTTGCTAACCTATAATTAACACCTTACTAAAGTGCTTCAAATTTAGAAATTAAAACCTGGATAGGATTCAGATGATCAATCAATGCGTCAGCTAGGAGGGACTTAAATGTGCCCCAGTTCATATCTTGGCATTCTTGTGCAACTTCCTGCCATAAAAAGGTTCACTTGTATATCATATCAGGCCTAGTGCAAAGTTCATAATTAACAGACTATAGGCCATCTTCATATTCCCAAAATTCTTTACAAACAAATTTAGGCACCACACTGATAAGACAACATGAATATTATTACCTCTTTTGACTTTCCCGATATGAGTTGATATATTGACAGAAGATTATTGCATTCAGGCCTTTCTGGATTATCAAATTCCATGCTGTAAGAATTACCCATGAAGCAAACCAAAAACATATTAGTTGACCTCCGACAAACAAAGTCAAAACAGAGCATCATAAAAGAAAAATATCCATGATGCAGAACATCTAAGAGAGAAAGATTCAAGTGATTTGGAGTATAGATATTCACCCTGTAAATGAGTCGGTTTTGCACCTCTTTATTTTGTTTGATATTACCTATAGAGCAATTAAGACACTTGGATCAACTTCCAACTTCCTGAGGGCAATAAAATGAAACCAAAGGAGAAAGAAATCGAAAACAAAAAAACAAAATAGGTAGGCCACAAGGACCAATAAAGTACTTAACTAATGGACGCCAAGGTATGGATCTTGTCAACCATTTACAGCAACAAGAAGTGAAATGAGAATGATGGATAAATGGTCTGGCTGGAATTGCACAACTCTTGACTACTTTAACTATTCTGAGAAGTTTCCACGACAAAAATAGGAAAAAGATAAACTATTACCTCTGTTTATGCTCTCTAATCTATACTTCTTATAGTAATATGACAACATCTATAAGCAGCATCAGATTAATGAGTGCGAGGCAATCTAGACTAGGGTGTGACAGTCAACTCAACCTCCATAATCTCAATATACATATAGAAATAATAGAATGATGCAAACTTACACTTGATGAAAACACTTGAGGCAACCTTGGTTATGTTAAAATTAATGACAATTGATGAAAACAGAACACATCGTGAGTGCACGGTAATGCTAATAAAAGGATCCATAACAATCCAAAAACAAGGAGTGGGCAGATTTCTGTTTCTCACATCTTTTTGGTCAAGAAGATTTATCCGTGACTGATCAGAAGGCGCAGACTTGGACATCTGTAATGTTGTAACCAAAAGATAAGTCAGTAGGTAAAAATGTAGGATGGCCTCTATCATATCCTCAAGTGCTTCATAGTCTTAAATTATGTTAAAATTGTAGTCTATTCATTTTCTACTTTGATTCTACAACGATATTTCATTGTTAACAATAACATAAACATCCCATAAGAATAAACATTATTGTGAACAGAAAAATCAGATGTACATTGTTCTGCTCTAAATTGATATGAGAACTCAAACAGTCAAACAGGAACAACCTTGGAAAGACCATCAGTAAGAGACATCACTCGAGCTCCAACTGGTGGTATAAGAGGCTCAGGGACCTGAAGAATAAAAGGTCATAGTTATTACTCTTATAATACTAAGGAGCTCAAGTTAACATTAGCAACCAAAAGGAAAATTCACCTTGAAAAGTGCACCTCCTCTCCTGCAGCAACATATAAGTACGTATTGTTAAGTCATTGAGTTAAATGGAAAACTGTCATGTCTAAGTCGTGGATAATCTCATGTTTGTAAGTTGTAATTAATTCTCACCCTCCTAACTTTTTCCATTTCCGTCCTCCAAATAAATTATTAACACGATCAGCGAGCTCACGTGTCAGCTCCAAATGCTGCTTTTGATCTTCACCGACCGGGACAAAGTCAGACTACAGAAGCAAACAGGAAATCATAAGAATAATAGGTAGCATAATTGTTAACTATCATCAATACATACAGTTAATCAAGAACACACATAGAAGCATTGAAATTGCTAAAAGTATTGCATGATTATTACACCTTCAGTGGTTGTAATAACTGCAGTGCTTCTATGCATAACTCAGCTGATGCATCAAACAGGAAAGGAACCCAAAATCTCAATCTGCACTCCGTACTGAGGAGAGAGATAATTATCTGATATACATTTTAGATCCTATCTGGAAGGTTTGAAACTTACCTGATATAAAAGAATATCAGAAGCCATCAAAACAGGGTAAGTCAAGAGAGCAACACCAACATTTTCATCCCCCTACAAACAAAACCAAAAGATAAATCATACAATTTAACATGTGGAAACTATAAAACACATAAAACCGGCAATCTAAAGCTACTTCTGTGAAGAACTACAATAACCAAATTGAGATACAAAAAATTTCATAAATGACAAAAAGTCGTAAAAATGCTAGTGAAAAGAGATAAGTTGATCGATTATGTTTGTCTGATACTGTCAATCATAACAGGGTGAGAGATAAAAACCCTAACATATTGACCATAATAATTTCCTATTTGTATACTCTGTCATCACTTCCAAGTAGATTAGATGCAAAATTGATGATAGAGCTTTCATACAGTTATAAACGCACCGCCTTGCGTGATTTCTCTTTAAACTGAATCATTCTGTTAAGCCATCCAACAGGTGCTACGGAACTTAAAAGCCACATAAGTTCAACATGGGCACGAACATGAGACTGTACAAAGACAGACGCCTGCACATACAAATTCATAATAGAACATAAGCAAAAGTAAAAATCTTCTAACAACATCAGAAAGGACCAATATTCTGCCTTGGACCTTGGAGGTGTCGACTCCACATGCCAAATAAAGAGCAGCTGTATCCCTCGTTGCCTTCGATAGTTGTTGTGCATCATACGGTAATGTAATCTGTGGGAAGGAAAACAAAAACTTTGAAACACTAATAAGAAAATCAAAAATCAGATTCGTTTTCCAAGCATAGCAAGACAAACCCTGAACCTATTTCTCCATGTATTCATAGATTTACAGTTTGCAGCTTCAAGAAAAAAATAAATAAATAAATAAATATTCTGTGCTATTAGCATGAACATTATTTCCACAAATACCAAAGCACGTGGTACAAACAACAAGGTCAATGGATCTTATGAGCAAATGATTCTACTCTAATCTATCTGCGGGTATTGCATGCGCAAGCAATAACAGAAGTTGAAAGAAAAATATATCACACCACAAAGTGAAAGATGTGAGTTGAGGAACTGAAAACATACCGCATGGAGATCCACGATGAAAAAGAGAGTATCATATGTATTCTGCAAGCAATAGATGCCACATTACAAATCAGCTAACCGACTAAACACATCAAGATTCCATTAACTATATTCCAAACCACACAATCTGGTGCTACCTGTAATGTAATCCAGTTTCGTATAGCACCGAGATAATTCCCGAGGTGAATAGTACCTGTAGGCTGGACTCCAGACACTATCCTCTTCCTACAAATAGAGGATTCCAATTCAATAAAACCTAAATACAAATTTAATCAACAGCAAGCTGAAATAGTTCAATTTAACCAGTATCATATACAATGTAGCTAAATATAAGACGGAACGTGTATGAATTCGGCAGTAAATAGTAAAAAAAATGGAAAGGATTACTTTACAGTGGTCGGAGAGCTCTCGGAAGCGGCAGGTTGCGAGAGCGAAACACTGCAACAGCAACGGAATCCGGCGGCGCTTCGTGGACTCGGGAGCCGACTCTGAGGAATTGATGTCGCAACTTTCAAGCGCCGGATTTGAACTCCGCCACCGGCGCGCCTGCTGCAAAATCAAAGCGATACAAGAATGTGAGAACTTTGTGATGGAAATTGACGGCGACCGGAGAAGAGAGAGAGGGAGAGAGAGAGAGAGAGAGTTACAGAGAGGAAGCGAGGCGAGGAGAAGAGGTGGAGACGGTGAGGAAGTGAGAGAGGACTAAGCGGCCCATGGCGTCGTTGCTTTGCTTGGTTTCGCGGCCTTTGGGAATTTTATCCGACGCTCTTTTATATGTGCCTCAACCGCTCACGGATTGACTGGCACCAAATTACCGTTTTTCTTTGTTCACCAAATTACAGAATTACAAAGTATTTTCATCTTCTTTTTCTCCAAGATTAATTGTAGCAGTTGAGATGTTTATCTCATGTAAAGTAGGTATGTATTGTATTCTTGCTTTCATTTTCTCTCTTGATCGCCTCATGCAATCAAATGAGGTTAATGATATTCCAGAAATGTTGAACCTCATGCAATCAAGCGAGGTTAGATTTGTCCTTCAATCAAACGAAGCTCACCACTTCTATGCATATATAACTCCGCATGCGACGATGTAAAAATTCTTAGAGGAACTGAATTTTTTTTTTTAAATGAAAATGACCAATTATACTAAATGGTTGAGATAAAAAATATATATATTTGAAAAATGAGTGTAATAAACCAATTAATGGAAAAGTCATCAACTAGTCTTTAACTAAATGGTCCTCATTACAACCCCTCCATATATTAAAGTTCAGCGGACAGTACCAAGATAACATGCCACCATATGGGATCGATAGAAAGAGCCATCTCCTGCGACATCTAAAATTTAGACCGAACTAGACGGTAAAAGCCCCAATGGTACTGTCACATCCCGACTCTTAAATTTTTACTTTATTTACTAGTTTGGTATTAATAAGAGTTTTACCGTCTTCGTCAATGAGTTTATAGTTTAAAGGGTCCCTAGAGGGGTTTTGGGGGACAATTATTTCGAATAAATTATTCGTAGAAGAAAACTGTAACGACAGTAAAAATGGTAAATTATAGCTAGTAAAAATGTAATTTTTATTAGGATATTATTTTTGTGGTGTTAATGTGGAGTTGGGTTTATTTTTGGTATGGGTAGGAACCGGTTGGGAAAAAAAAAGCCCAACACTTTCTCTCCCTTTTCTCTCTCTTTGCTCCCGACCCTCTCCTCAAGCTCTCTCCTTGCCGGAATTTCAACGCGATTGTCCGCCGTCGTCCAGCCACCGCAGGCCGCCGCACCGGTCCCAATCGGTCGATCCTTGACCCAGCATCCTTCATGGACCGGTGAGAGCTTCCCTAGCGCCGTCGTGAGGGAGATATCTCGCCTGAAACCTTCGGCTGCCCGTGGTGCTCCGTCGCCGGAACTCCCTCCTCCGGCCGCCATAACCGAAGCTGCTTGGCTCAAAAGGAAGCTCTCATTCCGTGCTTCAATCCCTTAAAAGGATTCACTTCCTCTTGAGCTAGGTAAGGAGAAACGTTGAGTTGAAATTCTAGGGCTCAATTGATGTTTTGGTTCAATTACCCTAGTAGGCTTCAAATTGGTGTTTATGCTAGTTAGGAAAGTTGTAGAGTGGGTCGAGAGGAAGATGTTGTCAAAATTTAATAGGCATTGGAGATTGCCGGAGTCGGCCGTCACTGTTAGGGGGATTTTCATGGTTTTAAATTTGTTATATTAAGAGGAGTCTATTGATGTGAAGTTTGAAATTTTTTGAGGAGTTTTGGATAGGTTTGAGATTTCTCAAAGATTGGTAATTTTGATAGTTATTTGGGTGGAAATCCGGCCATTGGATTAATGTGGGTTAGATTGTAGAAGGCTGTAATAAGGTTGCCGGTATTTTTTTCGGTAAAATTTGGATCATATCAAGTTAAGAATGGCGAAGTTGGGCAAGGATAAGCGTGGATAAGGCTCACATTTAATTTTGCCTATTTTGTGTAAGTATTGAATTTTTAGTTGAGAATTTAATTATATATTTGGAACATGACTTGAGGAGGCTCGAGCAAAGGAGGTCTCAGATCGACATCAGGCTTAGGCCTAATTTGCAAGTGGACTTTGGTTTTAATTAATATACATGCAATGGAGCATTTGACGTTATTTTAATTTGACGATTTCTTTTATTTTGGAGAATTACCGAAAATGAGATTTTCAGTGATATGTATATGGATTTTATGAGGATAGTATGTATATAAATGCTAGCTAGCCATATGTGTTTTTCCATCATAATGAGGTGAAATTCCATTATGGCGCGATGTGAGCGCTAGACGCAATCATCGTAGCCCTATATAAATATAAGAATTTATATAAGGAATATGCACGTATATATATACACCGTCTTTTCCGCATAATGAGGTAAAATTTCATTATAGCGCTACGTGAGAGTTAGACGCAAGCGTCGTAGCCTTGTACGAATTTCTATTTTTCATATTTTTTCTTAAAATTCATACAAGAAATTTTTCGGATGTAAATACATACATATATGAATTTATATATAGTTTGGCTTGAGAGGCCCGATATTTATGAGATAAAGTTTTATCGCTAGAGATATGCATTCGATTTCATTGGAAATTAAATTGGGAAATCATAAATATTTTTATTTATTGGTTCATTTTTATTAAATTTATTTTTGTCCACTCACTCTAACATTTTCGAATGTTTTCCCCTGGGCCCTTTGTTTTTAAAAATGCTCAGTCTGCAGAGTTCGGGTTGGCACTAGTAGGAGGCGAGGCATAGTTACCCATTTCTCCACCACTTTTCACCAATAGGTTACCTGTTTAACCTACCAGTGTATTTTCTTGCTTCCTCTAGTTTTTAGTAGCTCTGATTACTTTGGAGATATTGTATAATATTTCGGTGGTGTGCTAAGACTTATGATATATTTTCGAATATTAGAAAGATGAAGTATGTGATATTAGTTGGATATTTATGTGATAGATTAGAATATGGTTTTATTATTATGTTGTGATGGTTGTGTTATGGGGAGCGGGTGGCTCCAGGAGTTGAGGATGGTTTTTTGTTATAGGAGTGTTATCTTTGAATTTTTCAGGTTAGGTTTGTCCATTTTCAAAAGAGGTTATGCTGAATTTTTCGATAAATTTTCCTTAAAGATGGACCCCGCAAGACTTACTTCGGATTTCAGGGTAAAATTCGGGATGGGTTTTGACAGGTACAACCACATTTTGTTAATGATTTACAGCACCTGTAGTTAACAGGATCTAATTAGTACATAAGTTTGGTAAGAGCATCTTCAATAGTCTAGGTTAGGTTGTTGCTAAATTTAACAATAATTAGGATATTTAACAATCGAAATAGCAATTGTGCTCTAGCAGTAATCGCTAAGTGTAAGTTAAGTAATATTTTTAATGAATCATAAACTGACACGTGGATAAAAAATAAAGGAAAAATATAAGTTTCTCTTTAACAATTCTTGCATACTATTTACCCTTGCGAGTTGCGACCTTACAAAAATTATACATTACAAGGCTCCTGATGAGGGATGGAACCCTCTCCCTCAGTTTGCTTAATCACCACCACCACAGTCTCAAGCAGGGGCGGATCTACTTGAGAGGCTATATGGGCTGAAGCCTAGACAAAAATCTATGATATATACCACTAGCTGTGCTTGTGGTACCAATATCCTTGCTAGTTCAGTTGGCAAATGGCTTCGTAAAGATTTTCATCTCCTTATTTTTTCATTCAATAATTTCCTATTTTCTATTACTATTTATTATT
The window above is part of the Fragaria vesca subsp. vesca linkage group LG2, FraVesHawaii_1.0, whole genome shotgun sequence genome. Proteins encoded here:
- the LOC101296539 gene encoding tryptophan--tRNA ligase-like: MGRLVLSHFLTVSTSSPRLASSLRRAGGGVQIRRLKVATSIPQSRLPSPRSAAGFRCCCSVSLSQPAASESSPTTVKKRIVSGVQPTGTIHLGNYLGAIRNWITLQNTYDTLFFIVDLHAITLPYDAQQLSKATRDTAALYLACGVDTSKASVFVQSHVRAHVELMWLLSSVAPVGWLNRMIQFKEKSRKAGDENVGVALLTYPVLMASDILLYQSDFVPVGEDQKQHLELTRELADRVNNLFGGRKWKKLGGRGGALFKVPEPLIPPVGARVMSLTDGLSKMSKSAPSDQSRINLLDQKDVISNKIKRCKTDSFTGMEFDNPERPECNNLLSIYQLISGKSKEEVAQECQDMNWGTFKSLLADALIDHLNPIQVRYEEIISDSAYLDGILAEGATKASDIADTTLNNVYQAMGFLRR